ATGTAGGTACCGGAAGCGGCTGTATTGCGGTAACCCTAGGGTCCGAGCGCCAGGACGCCAGTATATTTGCTACCGATATTTCTTATGAAGCAATTTTGATCGCCAGGAAAAACGCAAAAAGGCATGGCGTTTCTGAATGGATTTCGTTTATTTGTGCTCACCTTTTAGGCTGCTTTAAGGACGAGTCCTTTGATTTGGTTGTCTCCAATCCGCCCTATGTTAAGAGAACTGATTACGATAGCCTTGACCGGGACGTGAGGGATTATGAGCCTAAGCTCTCTCTTCTCGGCGGTGAGGAGGGGATAGAGTACATAAAGGAAATCATCCTTCAGTCAAAAAGAGCATTGAAGAAGGATGGCTGGTGTATCATCGAGGTTGGGGTAAACCAATCTGATAGAGTAATAGAGATGTTCGCTGAGGCTGGATTCAAGGACATTTCTTTGACAAAAGACCTGTCAGGCATAGAGAGGGTTATAAAAGGAAAATGGATAAGATAATAGTCGAGGGCGGAAGGAGGCTTGTAGGGGAAGTAACCGTGAGCGGCGCAAAGAACGCCGTACTTCCGCTAATGGCCGCATGCATTCTTACGGAAGGTAGGAATACCTTTACGAACGTACCGGACCTGGCCGACGTCAGGACGATGTCCAAGCTTCTCAAAATCTTAGGGGCAGAGGTGGAATATGAAAACGGTGTACTTTCCATCGATACAACCCGTCTCGATAATCTGGTCGCCCCTTATGAACTGGTAAAAACGATGCGCGCTTCCGTGCTTGTTCTGGGCCCTCTTACGGCCCGGTTTGGCCGCTCCAGGGTATCCCTTCCCGGGGGATGCGCAATCGGAGAGAGGCCTATCGACCAGCACTTGAAGGGCCTGGGCATACTTGGAGCAAATATTCAAATTGACGAGGGATATGTAGAAACCAGCGTCGGTAAACTCCGTGGGAACATCGTTCCCTTCGACATCTCCACAGTTACCGGCACAGAGAACATAATGCTTGCTGCGGTGCTGGCTGAGGGTGAAACGGTGTTGCTCAACGCCGCCTGTGAGCCTGAGGTTACCGAACTTGCCAACGTGCTCAACAAGATGGGTGCACAAATCCAGGGGGCCGGTACGGATATCATCACCATTCGAGGGGTGGAGAGGCTTCGTCCGGTGGAGGGACACGAGGTCATGCCCGACAGAATCGAAACTGGGACGTTCATGGTAGCCTCGGCCATCACTCAGGGCGACCTGTTGATAAAAAATTGCCGGTTTGAAAATGTCGGCGCTGTAATCGGGAAATTGCTCGAAGTAGGGGCGGAGGTTTCGAGAGTGAACGGAGGCATAAGGGTCAGGGGCAGTGATAGAATAAGGAGCGTCGATATAACCACACTTCCCTACCCCGGATTTCCTACGGATATGCAGGCACAGATGATGACCCTTATGAGTATAGCGGAGGGTCTGAGTGTTATATCTGAAAACATATTCCAGCAGAGGTTCATGCACGCCGGAGAGCTAAGGAGAATGGGAGCGGATATAAAACTGGTGGGCAACAGCGCGGTGGTAAGAGGGGTTCCCTATCTCAGCGGAGCCCCGATAATGGCCAGCGACCTCCGGGCGAGCGCTTCATTGGTCTTGGCCGGACTGGCGGCCCAGGGGAAAACACAGATATCCAGGGTTTATCACCTGGATAGGGGATATGATAAACTCGATAAAAAACTGGAGATGGCCGGTGCAAGTATTTGGAGGGAAGAAGAGTGATAACTGTGGCAATAGCGCGGGGGAGGCTTCTAAACGAAGCTTCCTTGCTTCTGAAAAAAGCGGGCTTTTCCGTCGGCGAAATATTGAACGATTCGAGGAGACTCATCTTCGAGTATCCGGAGGACGGAATCAAGGCTCTCATCATACGTCCCACCGACGTGCCCGCATACGTTGAATACGGGGCTGCCGATTGCGGGATCGTGGGTAAGGATACACTTATCGAGGAGAAACATGATTTATACGAGCCTTTGAACCTCCATATTGGTAAATGTAAATTAGTCGTCGCCGCAAGAAAGGGGTTTGATTTTTACTCGACCAGGATACTCCGGGTAGCGACCAAATACCCAAGAATCGCGCACGAGCACTTTGCCAGAAAGGGGATTAGCGCCGAGGTAGTGAAGCTGTATGGGTCAGTGGAGCTCGCTCCCCTGGTTGGGCTTTCGGATGTTATAGTGGACTTAACTGCGACCGGTGAGACGCTCAAGAAAAACAAGCTGGTGGTGATAGAGACAATCGCCGATATTACAGCCCGACTGGTTGTGAATCGGGTGAGCATGAAGGTGAAAGCAAGCGAGATAAAAGAGTTTATAAGAAAGCTGAAAGAGGTTAGAGAGGTTTAAGGTTTAAACCGGTCGAGACTACCCTTAGAGGTTTTCAATTTTGATATATATATCCTGCTGTCCAAAATAATTAGAAACTAATAGATAACCCTCACCAAACAAGGC
The nucleotide sequence above comes from Thermodesulfobacteriota bacterium. Encoded proteins:
- the prmC gene encoding peptide chain release factor N(5)-glutamine methyltransferase, whose amino-acid sequence is MRELYNQGKEVIRQSGIENPELEAFLLLAKALSIEVKDIYSHPEREFGPEEVEEFNRLLERRIKREPMAYILGEKEFYSRSFLVTPDVLIPRPETEVLVEEALKILENFTSPSIIDVGTGSGCIAVTLGSERQDASIFATDISYEAILIARKNAKRHGVSEWISFICAHLLGCFKDESFDLVVSNPPYVKRTDYDSLDRDVRDYEPKLSLLGGEEGIEYIKEIILQSKRALKKDGWCIIEVGVNQSDRVIEMFAEAGFKDISLTKDLSGIERVIKGKWIR
- the murA gene encoding UDP-N-acetylglucosamine 1-carboxyvinyltransferase — its product is MDKIIVEGGRRLVGEVTVSGAKNAVLPLMAACILTEGRNTFTNVPDLADVRTMSKLLKILGAEVEYENGVLSIDTTRLDNLVAPYELVKTMRASVLVLGPLTARFGRSRVSLPGGCAIGERPIDQHLKGLGILGANIQIDEGYVETSVGKLRGNIVPFDISTVTGTENIMLAAVLAEGETVLLNAACEPEVTELANVLNKMGAQIQGAGTDIITIRGVERLRPVEGHEVMPDRIETGTFMVASAITQGDLLIKNCRFENVGAVIGKLLEVGAEVSRVNGGIRVRGSDRIRSVDITTLPYPGFPTDMQAQMMTLMSIAEGLSVISENIFQQRFMHAGELRRMGADIKLVGNSAVVRGVPYLSGAPIMASDLRASASLVLAGLAAQGKTQISRVYHLDRGYDKLDKKLEMAGASIWREEE
- the hisG gene encoding ATP phosphoribosyltransferase is translated as MITVAIARGRLLNEASLLLKKAGFSVGEILNDSRRLIFEYPEDGIKALIIRPTDVPAYVEYGAADCGIVGKDTLIEEKHDLYEPLNLHIGKCKLVVAARKGFDFYSTRILRVATKYPRIAHEHFARKGISAEVVKLYGSVELAPLVGLSDVIVDLTATGETLKKNKLVVIETIADITARLVVNRVSMKVKASEIKEFIRKLKEVREV